One part of the Phycisphaeraceae bacterium genome encodes these proteins:
- a CDS encoding PilZ domain-containing protein has protein sequence MFENLGQSESIDGIDQQLVNELAQNTSDNIRALRKHERYEITLGLVAQPGQMSCPNQLNVSGHTVDISNGGCMAVFQRPLAVGDVYRVSVDPADGDFPLIFARCVRVRLLREDAFEVGFSFLTRIDVNEAIKGNGGAS, from the coding sequence ATGTTTGAAAATCTTGGACAGTCGGAGAGTATCGATGGCATTGATCAGCAATTGGTCAATGAACTTGCACAAAACACGTCAGACAATATCCGTGCGCTGCGCAAGCACGAACGCTACGAGATCACACTCGGGCTTGTTGCACAGCCGGGCCAGATGAGTTGTCCGAATCAGTTAAATGTTTCGGGACACACTGTTGACATCTCGAACGGTGGTTGTATGGCTGTCTTCCAGCGTCCGCTGGCTGTCGGAGATGTGTACCGTGTGAGTGTTGATCCAGCCGATGGCGATTTCCCGTTGATCTTTGCACGTTGTGTACGAGTGAGGTTGTTGCGGGAGGACGCGTTCGAGGTTGGATTCTCATTCCTGACACGGATCGACGTGAACGAAGCAATCAAGGGGAATGGAGGCGCGAGCTGA
- a CDS encoding efflux RND transporter periplasmic adaptor subunit: MTQPDTTQSAQTLADKLKSVHVGLRQDLEVSRHVFRDGVRYVIRDPISFDTHSFTAEDYRVVVSLRQQKPLGEIFDALVASGDLAADREEAFYGFVLSVHRLGFLSLPISDDKGLYQRYERKQAAQRKSLRWAFMSWQMPLWNPDRFLGSTIRYTGWLFTRWALFAWIILMCAAGSVAAARWSDLSSSITHIFAAEQLVGMWFVLIVLKVFHELGHAYACKKFGGRVPEIGAYFIMMTPCAYMDASASWGFKHRWQRIVVTLGGMYIESIIAAIALFVWASTEPSVMNAMAYQILLLSSVVTIAFNINPLMRFDGYFLLCDLIGMPNLRAQASRTVSAVCNRMFLGIRTPCPDVKWGGKIALFTYGISSAIYKTSLVLGIASMIAMKFFLVGVAVAGVYFSKAVGGFVFKVTRFLWFSPDTAPVRGRAIALSCVILVAVPAVVAFVPVPGSINALGIVAYEHEHVLTVREPGFLDDVVVWPGDTVEQGQPVAQLSNPMVAIRLTSAASALVSADTEIRMLRREPKSEASDAQSHARFELLQSKYNLASQRQHDLSVSSANAGRIVKVVDSTHIGSYLQQGTELARVGSGRVRVEVLIDERELTDARIAVGDSVECRSRLMPEQLIHGVIESVASIGSNLVEQKGLTTHAGGPIPVDPSSGRSDRAWYCVVVSLQPADLQMLPTDQWIGSHVVVRFPARETTLGWRVLRRILHFKNKLETNE; encoded by the coding sequence ATGACACAACCGGACACAACACAATCGGCGCAAACACTGGCGGACAAGCTGAAGTCTGTGCATGTCGGTCTGCGCCAGGATCTGGAAGTGTCGCGGCATGTTTTCCGGGATGGTGTCCGGTATGTGATTCGGGACCCGATCAGCTTTGATACGCACAGTTTTACTGCTGAAGACTACCGAGTTGTTGTGAGTCTTCGTCAGCAGAAGCCCCTTGGTGAGATATTCGATGCGCTCGTTGCTTCTGGAGACCTGGCTGCGGATCGCGAGGAGGCGTTTTACGGATTTGTTCTTTCGGTGCATCGGCTCGGGTTCTTGTCGTTGCCTATCTCGGACGACAAGGGGTTGTACCAACGGTATGAACGCAAGCAGGCAGCTCAGCGAAAATCGTTGCGTTGGGCGTTTATGTCATGGCAGATGCCGTTGTGGAATCCAGATCGATTTCTGGGCAGCACAATAAGGTACACGGGTTGGCTGTTCACGAGGTGGGCACTCTTTGCGTGGATCATTCTCATGTGCGCTGCTGGAAGTGTTGCAGCGGCGCGCTGGAGTGATCTCTCAAGCTCGATCACCCACATCTTTGCTGCCGAGCAGCTTGTCGGCATGTGGTTTGTGCTGATTGTCTTGAAGGTGTTCCACGAACTGGGGCACGCATACGCATGCAAAAAGTTCGGCGGGCGGGTGCCGGAGATCGGCGCCTATTTCATTATGATGACACCATGCGCCTACATGGATGCGTCCGCGTCGTGGGGCTTCAAACATCGATGGCAGCGTATTGTTGTCACTCTCGGCGGGATGTACATTGAGTCGATCATTGCTGCGATCGCGCTGTTCGTATGGGCATCCACCGAGCCATCAGTGATGAATGCGATGGCGTACCAGATTCTTCTCCTGTCAAGTGTGGTGACAATCGCTTTCAATATCAATCCGTTGATGCGGTTCGACGGTTACTTCCTGTTGTGTGATCTGATTGGCATGCCAAATCTGCGTGCACAGGCAAGCCGCACTGTGTCGGCAGTGTGCAACCGAATGTTCCTGGGCATTCGCACGCCATGCCCCGACGTAAAATGGGGAGGAAAAATCGCACTCTTCACATACGGAATCAGTTCCGCAATCTACAAGACATCTCTCGTGCTCGGCATTGCCTCAATGATTGCGATGAAGTTCTTCCTCGTCGGTGTTGCAGTTGCTGGTGTCTACTTTTCCAAGGCTGTGGGTGGCTTTGTATTCAAGGTGACACGATTTCTCTGGTTTTCTCCGGATACCGCGCCGGTGCGGGGTCGGGCAATCGCGCTCAGTTGCGTCATATTGGTTGCAGTGCCAGCCGTTGTTGCGTTTGTGCCGGTGCCGGGATCGATCAACGCGCTCGGCATTGTGGCATACGAGCACGAGCATGTCCTGACAGTCCGTGAGCCTGGGTTCCTGGATGATGTCGTTGTTTGGCCAGGCGACACTGTGGAGCAAGGTCAACCTGTTGCACAGTTGAGCAACCCGATGGTTGCGATTCGTCTGACGAGTGCTGCAAGCGCACTCGTGTCAGCTGACACCGAGATTCGCATGCTCCGAAGAGAGCCGAAGAGTGAGGCGTCCGATGCGCAATCCCATGCACGCTTTGAGTTGTTGCAGTCAAAGTACAACCTTGCGTCGCAGCGTCAGCACGACCTGAGTGTGAGTTCAGCAAATGCCGGACGGATTGTTAAGGTTGTGGATTCGACACATATTGGCAGCTACCTACAACAGGGAACGGAGTTGGCGAGAGTCGGTTCCGGCAGAGTGCGGGTTGAAGTGCTGATCGACGAACGAGAGCTTACAGATGCCCGCATCGCGGTTGGAGACAGTGTTGAGTGCCGCTCAAGACTCATGCCAGAGCAGTTGATTCACGGCGTCATCGAATCTGTCGCGTCCATTGGGTCAAATCTGGTTGAGCAGAAAGGTTTGACAACGCACGCTGGCGGACCCATCCCTGTTGATCCTTCGTCGGGACGTTCGGATCGAGCGTGGTATTGTGTCGTTGTGTCACTCCAGCCAGCCGATCTTCAGATGCTTCCAACAGATCAATGGATTGGATCTCACGTTGTGGTCCGTTTCCCTGCTCGGGAAACAACGCTTGGATGGCGGGTACTGCGGCGCATTCTGCACTTCAAGAACAAGCTGGAAACGAACGAGTAA
- the ffh gene encoding signal recognition particle protein — translation MFDRLTEGFQSAYKRLTGKGTMTERNLREAVEEVRSALIDADVNLDVVESFTRVVMNDAVGQDVTKKVNPGDEFIALVHKRLVEFLGDEGTTSGILRVSPGPTIVMMCGLQGSGKTTSCGKLAAYLKKQGRSVMLCAADLQRPAAVEQLELVAQSANEMSGPSQVHFYAEPDKCTEYGKAKGVAVGVCQRALSEARRKGIDTLILDTAGRLHIDDELMSELGQVNKVLQPHQIFLVIDAMTGQDAVTSAKAFHDRLEVDGVIVSKFDSDARGGAAMSVKSVTGASIRFIGTGEKLDAIEEFHPERIAGRILGMGDVVSLVEKAQQEVDEEEAKKLEEKMAKGQMTMDDFLKQLRTLRRMGPVKQILGMLPGVGSMLKDVHIEDDQLNQIEAIIQSMTKQERAKPEIINNSRRRRIAHGSGSKQDDVGKLVKQFQMMSKLSKEMASMSARDKVDAVKGLGADGLAGLAPGLKGAPGFAARKSTRSSAPGRFKQRKRR, via the coding sequence ATGTTCGATCGTCTCACCGAAGGATTCCAATCAGCCTACAAACGCCTCACCGGCAAGGGCACCATGACCGAGCGGAATCTCCGCGAGGCGGTTGAGGAAGTCCGCTCAGCCCTGATCGATGCCGACGTGAACCTCGACGTCGTCGAGTCGTTCACCCGCGTCGTCATGAACGATGCCGTTGGTCAGGATGTCACCAAAAAGGTCAATCCGGGCGACGAGTTCATCGCGCTTGTCCACAAACGTCTGGTCGAGTTTCTCGGCGACGAGGGTACCACCTCGGGCATTCTCAGGGTCAGCCCTGGCCCCACCATCGTCATGATGTGCGGACTGCAGGGATCGGGCAAGACGACCTCCTGCGGCAAGCTCGCTGCGTATTTGAAGAAACAAGGCCGGTCGGTCATGCTTTGCGCTGCTGATCTTCAGCGCCCTGCGGCTGTTGAGCAGTTGGAACTCGTTGCGCAATCTGCCAACGAGATGTCAGGCCCATCACAGGTGCATTTCTATGCTGAGCCAGACAAGTGCACCGAGTATGGCAAGGCAAAGGGCGTTGCTGTTGGCGTGTGCCAGCGAGCGCTCTCAGAAGCCCGCAGGAAGGGCATCGACACGCTCATCCTCGATACAGCTGGTCGTCTCCATATCGACGACGAACTGATGAGTGAACTGGGACAGGTCAACAAAGTCCTCCAGCCGCACCAGATCTTCCTCGTGATCGACGCGATGACCGGTCAGGACGCGGTCACCAGCGCAAAGGCGTTCCACGATCGGCTCGAAGTCGATGGCGTGATTGTCTCCAAGTTTGATTCTGATGCCCGCGGCGGTGCTGCGATGTCCGTCAAGAGCGTCACCGGTGCATCAATCAGATTCATTGGTACAGGTGAGAAACTCGACGCAATTGAAGAGTTCCATCCCGAGCGCATCGCTGGACGCATCCTCGGTATGGGCGATGTTGTCTCGCTTGTTGAGAAAGCCCAGCAGGAGGTCGACGAGGAGGAAGCCAAGAAGCTCGAAGAGAAGATGGCCAAGGGTCAGATGACCATGGACGATTTCCTCAAGCAGCTTCGCACGCTCCGTCGTATGGGTCCCGTGAAGCAGATCCTCGGCATGCTCCCGGGTGTCGGCTCAATGCTGAAAGACGTGCATATTGAGGATGATCAGCTCAACCAGATCGAAGCGATCATCCAGTCAATGACGAAGCAGGAGCGTGCAAAGCCGGAGATCATCAATAACTCCCGCCGCAGACGTATCGCGCACGGGTCTGGATCGAAACAGGATGATGTTGGCAAGCTCGTCAAACAGTTTCAGATGATGTCCAAACTCTCAAAAGAGATGGCATCCATGAGTGCACGTGACAAGGTTGACGCGGTCAAGGGACTTGGAGCGGATGGGCTCGCGGGGCTTGCTCCCGGGCTGAAGGGTGCGCCCGGATTTGCAGCACGCAAATCAACCAGAAGTAGCGCTCCCGGAAGGTTCAAGCAGCGCAAGCGCAGGTAA
- a CDS encoding efflux RND transporter periplasmic adaptor subunit, with product MTGAAIQQTGNPRAETPDFSRAKDIFAQIVSVAQSAPSTTDFVRLVFRAVASNYKAVYAVMHVEVAGRVVSDDCHTGTQDPALWKTKTSQFLTQAQVLSKPKAKLFEAKDVSVRIALLSCPIADGEGKTIGAIAMVVPCKTREDAHEQLAEFRACTSAMSAGIGLLTLRQHQQPASAQTNDISGNIGTLATVSQRKGLHELAFAITNTLRSKLGCEQVALGRVHGKRARLLSISGFDKLSRRSPGVAAVADAMEECLDHGSTVVCQSTRDAKDPLDSDFRIHRAWQAEAQGATVASIPLATPTGIEAVISIRLMPGKQFSKDELAAIEKAVEPYALAIGLVDRATRSLVGHAVASAHHTARDFVNPASAARRLGCIACCLGAYWFATASIPFRVTVPAVVTPATMQHMVAPFDAPVAEIFVGAGDKVTQGQLLCKLDTRMIEIQRAEADANLKSVSMQADIARAAGELARAEQLSADIGVQEARRAMFDAQLEAASVRSPVDGVVMIDTVSDHIGQMLAVGAPMFQIAPTDSMRIELEVAESVAARIHTAKTAQFSSSAMPEEHYAMAINHRLPMAEVRNGRTVFVSYAEIEDGAVDWLRPGMKGVARVDAGERKAWWVVLRKAIDFANMRLWL from the coding sequence ATGACTGGCGCCGCGATCCAGCAGACAGGCAATCCACGTGCTGAGACGCCTGATTTTTCTCGCGCAAAGGATATCTTTGCACAGATTGTATCTGTTGCGCAGTCGGCTCCATCGACGACAGACTTTGTGCGTTTGGTCTTTCGCGCCGTTGCATCTAACTACAAAGCTGTTTATGCAGTAATGCACGTCGAGGTCGCGGGGCGAGTGGTCAGCGATGATTGCCACACCGGTACACAAGACCCAGCACTCTGGAAAACGAAGACATCGCAGTTCCTGACTCAGGCTCAGGTGCTGTCAAAGCCGAAAGCCAAGCTGTTTGAGGCAAAGGATGTTTCGGTTCGGATCGCGTTGCTGTCGTGTCCGATTGCAGATGGCGAAGGAAAAACGATTGGTGCAATCGCGATGGTTGTGCCATGCAAGACCCGCGAGGATGCGCATGAGCAACTTGCTGAGTTTCGGGCTTGTACCAGTGCAATGTCGGCTGGCATTGGTCTGCTTACGCTGCGTCAGCATCAGCAACCCGCAAGCGCTCAGACAAACGATATCAGTGGCAACATCGGAACGCTTGCAACAGTGTCACAGCGTAAGGGTCTGCACGAACTCGCGTTCGCGATAACGAACACACTGCGATCCAAGTTAGGATGTGAGCAGGTAGCGCTTGGTCGAGTGCATGGCAAGAGAGCACGCTTGCTCTCGATTTCGGGGTTTGATAAGCTGTCTCGGAGAAGTCCGGGGGTTGCTGCAGTTGCTGACGCAATGGAAGAGTGCCTCGATCATGGTTCGACGGTTGTGTGCCAGTCAACCAGGGATGCAAAGGATCCACTCGATTCTGATTTTCGGATCCATCGCGCATGGCAGGCAGAAGCGCAGGGAGCCACTGTTGCTTCTATTCCTCTTGCGACACCGACTGGCATTGAAGCTGTCATTTCGATTCGGCTGATGCCCGGCAAGCAGTTCTCGAAGGACGAACTTGCCGCTATCGAGAAGGCTGTCGAGCCATACGCGCTTGCTATTGGGCTTGTTGATCGGGCGACTCGATCTCTAGTTGGGCATGCCGTTGCTTCAGCGCATCACACCGCACGCGACTTTGTCAATCCGGCGTCAGCTGCACGACGCCTTGGATGTATCGCATGCTGTCTCGGCGCATACTGGTTTGCAACCGCGAGCATTCCTTTCCGTGTGACTGTGCCTGCAGTGGTGACGCCGGCAACGATGCAGCACATGGTCGCGCCATTTGACGCACCTGTTGCTGAGATCTTTGTTGGTGCAGGAGATAAGGTAACGCAGGGCCAGCTGCTTTGCAAACTTGATACGAGGATGATAGAGATCCAGCGTGCTGAAGCCGATGCAAATCTCAAATCTGTTTCCATGCAGGCGGACATCGCAAGAGCAGCAGGTGAGCTGGCACGCGCCGAACAACTCAGTGCGGATATCGGCGTGCAGGAAGCACGACGAGCGATGTTTGATGCGCAGCTTGAAGCCGCGTCGGTGCGATCGCCGGTCGATGGTGTGGTGATGATCGATACCGTTTCGGATCACATTGGGCAGATGCTTGCGGTTGGTGCGCCGATGTTCCAGATCGCTCCAACAGATTCGATGCGTATCGAGCTGGAGGTTGCTGAGTCGGTTGCAGCTCGTATCCACACGGCAAAGACAGCCCAGTTCTCGAGCAGTGCGATGCCCGAAGAGCACTACGCGATGGCAATCAATCACCGACTGCCCATGGCAGAGGTGCGCAATGGCAGGACTGTGTTCGTGTCATATGCCGAGATCGAAGATGGTGCAGTGGATTGGTTGCGGCCGGGAATGAAGGGTGTTGCGAGAGTTGATGCTGGCGAACGCAAAGCGTGGTGGGTCGTACTGCGCAAGGCGATCGACTTTGCAAACATGAGGTTGTGGTTATGA